A region from the Aquimarina sp. ERC-38 genome encodes:
- a CDS encoding aminotransferase class III-fold pyridoxal phosphate-dependent enzyme yields MEEQLIFGYHKNKTRHSLLKKASTHQLAHIKDRIIRKVPTFLSSINPVFEESVQVAYMFCEIINGFRKGEKYKTFFSNSYLEAIHGAVKIARTASKEIYKKEEGKVIFYDPKKRYQFLFDPLQEGEEKALIPGVCFCTKIEIVQGLIQKNRSNVIVMSVDEYISEEDVREVIKKATKQNIVSIIDLSGLSIKSTKKLTANFLNQFDCVVWGEAYSDYQFPFGAFSTRDTIYKPWDSLKTCLTHSSTYGGNGMVLSYVKKILKKEFTIFNEKKYVRKFNKVENSTKSKYRMATSYINGYTNILFRTTTPMNFKKVSGSYFFKNRKKKVHEQKYLDCVGGSGCNLIGHNRKEIIHDIIDKHDHNIDYFSSLNTSMTQLTGLDICFMGNSGAGAVEIAMTMALLANKGKKKIVVFSGNYAGKTLIALNGTSDDHSNFEPLYAEVETINPYAGSARYDLEKILKTEAVALVWFEYIQGGVLLKLPPDLISLLNKHKNKYEYLIGVDEILHGVYRTGDFLSIQGTGLQPDIITFSKALSNMIFPISVTMMSEKIYQKASMENDKVVQFYKEIFKNQLAAHFALDVIRTLEKNNISQNVKKQSLFIKQQIESIFRNSELYRNVEMSGLHIRFNLTMKKYPFKLFAFSKISNIITHIFYEKGKIITYYGRMLPPLNISDAEVKVLIDGLTKVVNTPKWYYIWIGIKQYILIKYCTLTKR; encoded by the coding sequence ATGGAAGAGCAATTAATTTTTGGATATCACAAAAATAAAACAAGGCATTCTTTGTTAAAAAAAGCCTCGACACACCAATTAGCACATATTAAAGATCGTATTATACGCAAAGTTCCTACCTTTTTATCTTCTATCAATCCGGTTTTTGAAGAGTCGGTTCAGGTGGCCTATATGTTTTGTGAGATTATTAATGGCTTTAGAAAAGGAGAAAAGTATAAAACTTTTTTTTCAAATTCATATCTCGAAGCCATACATGGAGCTGTAAAAATAGCTCGTACTGCCTCTAAAGAAATTTATAAGAAAGAAGAAGGTAAAGTCATTTTTTATGATCCTAAAAAAAGGTATCAATTTTTATTCGATCCTTTACAAGAAGGAGAGGAGAAAGCTTTGATACCAGGAGTTTGTTTTTGTACAAAAATAGAAATCGTTCAGGGTTTGATACAAAAAAACAGGTCGAATGTTATTGTTATGTCTGTCGATGAATATATTAGTGAAGAAGATGTTAGAGAGGTTATTAAAAAAGCTACAAAACAAAACATTGTATCGATAATAGATCTTAGCGGTCTATCTATAAAAAGTACAAAAAAACTCACTGCAAATTTTCTAAATCAGTTCGATTGTGTTGTGTGGGGAGAAGCATATAGTGACTATCAATTTCCTTTTGGAGCATTCTCTACAAGAGATACGATTTATAAACCATGGGATTCATTAAAAACCTGCCTGACACATTCTTCTACCTATGGAGGAAATGGAATGGTGTTGAGTTATGTAAAAAAGATTCTTAAAAAAGAATTTACAATTTTTAATGAGAAAAAATATGTAAGAAAATTTAATAAGGTAGAAAATTCAACTAAATCTAAGTATAGAATGGCAACCTCCTATATTAATGGATATACGAATATATTATTTCGTACTACTACTCCGATGAATTTTAAAAAGGTTTCAGGATCTTATTTTTTTAAAAATAGAAAAAAGAAAGTACATGAACAAAAATATTTGGATTGTGTTGGAGGGTCGGGATGTAATCTCATAGGTCATAATAGAAAAGAAATAATACATGATATTATCGATAAACATGATCATAATATCGATTATTTTAGTTCTCTAAATACTTCTATGACTCAACTTACAGGTCTGGATATTTGTTTTATGGGTAATAGTGGTGCGGGTGCGGTAGAAATAGCGATGACAATGGCACTATTAGCTAATAAAGGAAAAAAGAAGATAGTTGTATTTAGCGGGAATTATGCTGGTAAAACATTAATTGCGCTTAATGGTACATCTGATGATCACAGTAATTTTGAACCGCTTTATGCAGAGGTAGAAACAATAAACCCTTATGCAGGTTCGGCAAGATATGATCTTGAGAAAATCCTGAAAACAGAAGCAGTAGCATTGGTATGGTTTGAATACATTCAGGGAGGGGTATTGTTAAAACTCCCTCCGGATTTAATTTCTTTATTAAATAAACATAAAAATAAATATGAGTATTTAATTGGAGTAGACGAAATTCTACACGGGGTATATAGAACTGGAGATTTTTTGAGTATACAGGGTACAGGATTACAACCGGATATCATAACTTTTTCTAAAGCATTGAGTAATATGATATTTCCCATATCAGTAACTATGATGTCAGAAAAAATCTACCAAAAAGCCTCTATGGAAAACGATAAAGTAGTCCAGTTTTATAAAGAAATTTTTAAAAATCAGCTAGCAGCTCATTTTGCATTAGATGTAATTAGGACCTTAGAAAAAAATAATATATCTCAGAATGTAAAAAAACAATCGTTGTTTATTAAACAACAGATAGAAAGTATTTTTAGAAATTCGGAATTATATAGAAATGTAGAAATGTCTGGATTGCATATTCGATTTAATCTTACTATGAAAAAGTACCCCTTTAAACTATTTGCTTTTTCCAAAATCAGTAATATTATTACTCATATTTTTTATGAAAAAGGTAAAATAATCACATACTACGGTAGGATGTTACCACCATTAAATATATCTGATGCAGAAGTAAAAGTATTAATTGATGGACTTACTAAAGTTGTTAATACACCAAAGTGGTATTATATCTGGATTGGCATAAAACAATACATACTTATAAAGTACTGTACACTTACTAAAAGATAG
- a CDS encoding outer membrane lipoprotein-sorting protein — protein sequence MKRNVSYLLICLITLVQGFSQELSPKDIIKKANDIVFGEYSQAEIKMTIIRSNWKREIIIKSWSSGQKYSMILITSPARDKGTTFLKIDKEMWDWRPSIERVIKMPPSMMSQSWMGSDFTNDDLANASSKIEDYTHKILGEETIEERRVWVLELIPKEGTAIVWGKIKIWIDKEQYIQMKTEFYDEDDYLIQTTTGKQIRKIGDKMLPSIIEVIPAEEEGHKTKIEYLSLFFDKPILDTFFSIQNMKRLR from the coding sequence ATGAAACGAAATGTTAGTTACCTACTTATCTGTTTAATTACATTAGTACAGGGATTTTCTCAAGAGCTTTCTCCAAAAGATATTATTAAAAAAGCAAATGATATAGTATTTGGTGAATATAGTCAAGCAGAGATAAAAATGACTATTATACGCTCTAATTGGAAAAGGGAAATAATCATTAAAAGCTGGTCTAGTGGGCAAAAATATTCTATGATATTAATAACATCTCCTGCCAGAGATAAAGGAACTACATTTCTTAAAATCGATAAAGAAATGTGGGATTGGAGACCTAGTATCGAGCGCGTTATTAAAATGCCACCATCAATGATGTCTCAGAGTTGGATGGGGTCTGATTTTACAAATGATGACCTCGCCAATGCTTCTTCCAAAATTGAAGATTATACTCATAAGATTTTAGGTGAAGAAACTATAGAAGAAAGAAGAGTATGGGTGCTAGAACTAATCCCCAAGGAGGGAACAGCTATTGTATGGGGAAAAATAAAGATATGGATTGATAAAGAGCAATATATACAAATGAAAACAGAATTTTATGACGAAGATGATTACTTAATACAAACTACTACCGGAAAGCAAATAAGAAAAATAGGAGATAAAATGTTACCCTCCATAATAGAAGTAATTCCAGCAGAAGAAGAAGGGCATAAAACCAAAATAGAATATTTGTCGTTATTTTTTGATAAACCAATACTTGATACTTTTTTTTCAATTCAAAATATGAAAAGGCTTAGGTAA